One Streptomyces sp. ML-6 genomic region harbors:
- a CDS encoding DUF402 domain-containing protein: MNDEPGRILHWNFFVGGHLSASVPVRLVERTDRGQLVWMETRTPMWRTKLPGGAHLRDIAPGDRPADGYPVVADRWPMGSALFYQPDDAAHSVLWLFGRRKKFRGWYVNLEHRVHRGDDIDIADHELDINVAPDRSWRWKDEESFAEKTGDPAYWSADEASAIREEGHAVARLAEAGTFPFDGTWCDFRPPRSWKTPPRPPVPRHPLL; encoded by the coding sequence ATGAACGACGAGCCGGGCCGGATCCTCCACTGGAACTTCTTCGTAGGCGGCCACCTGAGCGCATCGGTGCCCGTGCGCCTCGTCGAGCGCACCGACAGGGGCCAGCTGGTGTGGATGGAGACCCGCACCCCGATGTGGCGCACGAAGCTCCCGGGCGGGGCGCACCTGCGGGACATCGCCCCGGGCGACCGCCCCGCCGACGGATACCCGGTGGTCGCCGACCGGTGGCCGATGGGCAGCGCGCTCTTCTACCAGCCGGACGACGCCGCGCACTCGGTGCTCTGGCTCTTCGGCCGCCGAAAGAAGTTCCGCGGCTGGTACGTGAACCTGGAGCACCGGGTCCACCGCGGCGACGACATCGACATCGCCGACCACGAACTCGACATCAACGTGGCCCCGGACCGGAGCTGGCGGTGGAAGGACGAGGAATCCTTCGCCGAGAAGACCGGCGACCCGGCCTACTGGTCGGCCGACGAGGCATCGGCCATCCGCGAGGAGGGCCACGCGGTCGCACGACTCGCCGAGGCTGGAACGTTTCCCTTCGACGGCACTTGGTGCGATTTCCGGCCACCACGATCCTGGAAAACCCCGCCCCGGCCCCCCGTGCCGCGCCACCCGCTGCTCTGA